A single Salmo trutta chromosome 14, fSalTru1.1, whole genome shotgun sequence DNA region contains:
- the LOC115147874 gene encoding LOW QUALITY PROTEIN: uncharacterized protein LOC115147874 (The sequence of the model RefSeq protein was modified relative to this genomic sequence to represent the inferred CDS: inserted 1 base in 1 codon) has protein sequence MAAGTLLHILLLCVFCSCCAQIFNNPHRERMRLGSWSRRRKTNPKDHTSLEPRFILLAPNILRTDSEESIYLESHGLDSPVTITITVHNYPERRYRLLQDTVTLGPANSYHTLKIIKLPSEHLDKGNEESSRNQYVYVKAEFGGYHVAEQVVMVSFHSGYIFIQTDKPLYKPGDTVLCRAFVSTPTFQAFNSSITIGFQNSDGVVVKQISRTRANNGIFADTHVLPDIVKNIMKFLECEGTWKIIAKFDNWQQNKFSSEFEVKKYVLPAFNVTLTPKKPFLSLDDTELVVEITARYLYGEDVQGTAYVMFGVEVNKEKRRLPSVKQVTNLQQGTATLTMAEIRKAYPDLSSLVGSSVYVKASVLTKSGSDLVEAEKSGIKIVESPYVLSFIDTPKYYKPGLPFDIMIQVSFQDGSPAHNVPVQVSHLAKPIASHLGTIRTAINMPAELRPQIITAETKQTGLQPXQQMTLHPYTPFDRQRQNYLYISTGTTTVSLGQSLGLSLHINTADKAHRELITHLTYLVLNKGKIIVAKRLEVGGQDMTNVLLTVTTEMMPSFRVVAFYMLPWAGTSEVVADSVWVDVEDACVGTLAPGPQIECWSSWLQALRVLPPMVSLVVVDNAVFLLNRQRLTQRKIWQVVEGGDIGCTHGGGSNSMGVFTDAGLLFYSNTGGATSSRQGMQCPGRSRRRRSAEMLQRRTQLENHYREKLLHQCCKDGLREIPMPYSCTRRSLYITEGWECIKAFRYCCSKYRGEEFDTRLPPTTPLPPTTTAQLIFPTLYGRQYFGDYGISRGNIDDDGLAGSTCERLGLMQFTVPNDLHVVDHVQHGPLSKEQLLSRYDDVFNMPVESVPGEVHFEVDESITPVQCAPRNVPIAMKVAVKAQLDKYEADGHMTSVTEPTDWISNMVIVKKTEKLRVCIDPKHLNQALKRSHYIMPTLEDVLYKLPKARIFTLVDARDAFLQCKLDEESSFMTTFWGRKRWLKLPFGVSVAPEIYQRKQHELLAGLKGIEPIADDVLIVGCGDTDDEAERDHDVKLLALMERCRSVKLRLGLKKLQFKVKDIHFHGHILSAKGLKPDPDKVRAILNMPNPSDAKGVQRLIGFANYLAKFMPHLSAVCEPLRRLLDKDTPWHWLPKHEAAVQEMKSLASSMPVLRYYDVTKPVTIQSDSSQRGLGCCLMQEGQPVAFASRALTPTEQNYAQIEKECLSIVFSCQRFHHYLYGRELVTAETDHKPLIAIFSKPLLNAPKRLQSMLLTLQNYSLKVIYKPGPEMYISDTLSRATAQCTGRGTAYQRQAICSLQQEQQDVQQINQADYLNVTDHLLAQIRQHTDKDEHLQSLKSMALAETVIKRCKAQFARQGQPDKVITDNSPQFTAQFKRFASEWEFDHVTSSPRHPKANGKAERLKTAIPVANKLLEPCVMVGVTDKLRHRKQLAKCFYDRTARDLPELEVGETIRMKPLPGDHTGLWRLGTCLQRVAPRSYLVDVGGSLYRRNRVDLRVAEQINQNTPYTHLDELDHSPGLRVEGVQKTKVQSFVLNPSAKGGNDGRQVVEVDKVVLGSLVPNSQPETFINIRGNLLADTIDNSISGDSLASLICMPGGCVEQNLASITLPLIATVYLDRSNDWETVGVQRRVEAINYIQKGYQKQLVYKKKDDSYPPYRNEGTSTWYFCLQLTNSVDRYINNFQIVDNLSDRGSLIIHLFKVSNKETETIIFRLQQMFKVGLLQPSSVTVYEYYNPDHRCSRFYSPKEDKDELTQICRNKICRCTQGDCSVSKSLTDPVPYGAREDHAYKGLYHWYKAKVLSVSQSQYDRYEMKITQVIKIGVEEGVSVGDTRVFLSHAGCRGGLDLKEGTDYLIMGPKTDLWYKDSSTNSATYMLGKDTWVERWPTSTECASDAKLKARCTEVDNFSKDLSEKGCRFK, from the exons GTTTATCCTCCTAGCCCctaacattctgagaacagacAGTGAGGAGTCTATCTATTTAGAGTCCCATGGCCTCGACAGCCCTGTCACCATCACTATAACAGTCCATAACTACCCGGAGAGGAGGTACCGGCTCCTGCAGGACACTGTCACACTCGGCCCGGCGAACAGCTACCACACCCTCAAGATCATAAAG CTCCCTTCAGAGCATCTGGACAAGGGGAATGAGGAGTCCTCCAGGAACCAGTATGTGTATGTGAAAGCAGAGTTTGGGGGCTACCACGTAGCTGAACAGGTGGTCATGGTCTCCTTCCACTCTGGATACATCTTCATCCAGACAGACAAGCCCCTCTACAAACCTGGAGACACTg tactaTGCAGGGCCTTTGTGTCTACACCTACCTTCCAGGCCTTCAACAGCTCCATCACCATTGGATTCCAG aattcAGACGGCGTCGTAGTGAAACAGATCTCCAGGACCAGAGCCAATAATGGAATCTTTGCTGATACTCACGTTCTACCTGACATAGTCAAGAACATCATGAAGTTTCTAGAATG TGAGGGAACGTGGAAGATCATTGCAAAATTTGACAACTGGCAACAGAACAAATTCAGTAGTGAGTTTGAGGTGAAGAAATACG TGCTGCCTGCTTTCAATGTCACACTGACTCCCAAGAAACCCTTCCTTAGTCTGGATGATACTGAGCTTGTGGTGGAGATCACAGCCAG atacctgtaTGGTGAAGATGTCCAGGGAACGGCCTACGTGATGTTTGGGGTGGAGGTGAACAAGGAGAAGAGGAGGTTACCGTCGGTCAAGCAGGTCACCAAT CTGCAGCAAGGCACCGCTACATTGACCATGGCGGAGATCAGAAAGGCCTACCCCGACCTCAGCTCCCTGGTTGGAAGCTCTGTTTACGTCAAGGCCTCAGTGCTGACCAAATCAG GCAGTGACCTGGTGGAGGCAGAGAAGTCTGGTATTAAGATAGTGGAGTCCCCTTACGTCCTCTCCTTCATAGACACACCAAAGTACTACAAGCCTGGCTTGCCCTTCGACATCATG ATCCAGGTGAGTTTCCAGGATGGTTCCCCGGCTCATAACGTCCCGGTCCAGGTGAGCCACCTGGCCAAACCAATCGCCAGCCACCTTGGCACCATCAGGACCGCCATCAACATGCCTGCTGAGCTACGCCCTCAGATCATCACT GCTGAGACCAAACAGACGGGCCTACAGC GACAGCAGATGACCCTTCACCCCTACACACCCTTTGACCGGCAGAGACAGAACTACCTGTATATCTCCACTGGGACCACCACAGTCTCTCTGGGGCAGAGCCTTGGCCTCAGTCTACACATCAACACTGCCGACAAGGCCCACAGGGAACTCATCACTCACCTCACATACCTG GTGTTGAACAAGGGCAAAATCATCGTTGCCAAGAGACTAGAGGTCGGAGGTCAGGACATGACCAACGTTCTTTTGACCGTTACCACGGAGATGATGCCCTCATTTCGCGTTGTGGCATTCTACATGCTGCCGTGGGCGGGGACTTCGGAGGTGGTGGCTGATTCTGTGTGGGTGGATGTGGAGGATGCCTGTGTTGGGACG CTGGCTCCAGGCCCCCAGA TTGAGTGTTGGTCCAGCTGGCTCCAGGCCCTCAGAGTACTACCACCCATGGTCAGTCTGGTGGTGGTGGACAACGCTGTGTTCCTGCTCAACAGACAGAGGCTCACACAGAGGAAG ATCTggcaggtggtggaggggggggaCATAGGCTGTACCCATGGTGGGGGCAGCAACAGCATGGGTGTCTTCACTGACGCTGGACTACTGTTTTACTCCAACACTGGTGGAGCCACCTCTTCTAGACAAG GTATGCAGTGCCCAGGGAGGTCCAGAAGGAGGCGCTCTGCTGAGATGTTGCAACGCAGAACTCAACTGG agaaccactacagagagaagctGTTGCATCAGTGTTGTAAGGATGGCCTGAGAGAGATCCCTATGCCTTACTCCTGCACCCGACGCTCCCTCTACATCACTGAGGGATGGGAATGCATCAAGGCCTTCAG GTACTGCTGCTCCAAGTACAGGGGAGAGGAGTTCGACACCAGACTACCCcctaccacccctctaccccctacCACCACAGCTCAACTCATTTTTCCCACGCTATATGGCAGACAATACTTTGGCGATTATGGGATTTCAAGAGGTAACATTGATGATGATGGACTAGCTG gctctaCATGCGAACGCCTGGGACTGATGCAGTTCACTGTACCAAATGACCTGCACGTTGTGGATCATGTCCAGCATGGACCCCTATCCAAAGAACAACTACTCAGCAGATATGACGATGTATTCAACATGCCCGTTGAATCAGTGCCTGGGGAGGTACACTTTGAAGTGGATGAGAGCATCACTCCAGTCCAGTGTGCTCCTCGCAATGTGCCCATTGCAATGAAAGTGGCTGTGAAGGCCCAGCTGGACAAGTATGAGGCCGATGGCCACATGACATCTGTGACCGAACCAACTGACTGGATCAGCAATATGGTCATAGTGAAAAAAACAGAGAAGCTGAGGGTCTGCATCGACCCAAAGCATCTGAACCAAGCACTGAAACGATCCCACTACATCATGCCGACACTAGAGGATGTCCTCTACAAGCTTCCCAAGGCCAGGATTTTCACCTTGGTGGATGCCCGAGATGCATTCCTTCAATGCAAGCTGGACGAAGAAAGCAGCTTCATGACTACCTTCTGGGGTCGGAAACGCTGGCTcaagctcccgtttggtgtctcaGTGGCACCTGAGATATACCAACGCAAGCAGCACGAGTTACTGGCTGGGCTCAAGGGCATTGAACCCATCGCCGACGATGTCCTGATCGTAGGCTGTGGTGACACAGACGATGAAGCAGAACGCGACCACGATGTGAAGCTCCTGGCACTGATGGAGCGCTGTCGATCAGTTAAGCTTCGTCTTGGCCTGAAGAAGCTACAGTTCAAGGTGAAAGACATTCACTTCCATGGCCACATTCTTTCAGCAAAAGGCCTGAAGCCGGACCCAGACAAGGTCCGAGCGATCCTCAACATGCCAAACCCATCTGATGCAAAAGGCGTACAGCGTCTCATCGGTTTTGCAAACTATCTTGCAAAGttcatgccacacctatcagcagTCTGTGAGCCTCTGCGCCGGTTGCTGGACAAAGACACACCATGGCACTGGCTACCCAAGCACGAGGCCGCGGTGCAGGAGATGAAATCTCTGGCTTCATCCATGCCAGTGTTGCGCTACTACGACGTCACGAAGCCTGTCACAATCCAGAGTGACTCCAGCCAAAGGGGACTTGGATGCTGCCTTATGCAGGAAGGCCAACCCGTTGCGTTTGCCTCGAGAGCGCTCACCCCCACCGAACAGAACTATGCACAAATTGAGAAAGAGTGCCTCAGCATCGTCTTCTCCTGCCAGCGATTCCATCACTACTTATATGGTCGAGAGCTGGTCACCGCTgaaactgaccacaaaccactcattgccaTATTCAGTAAACCTCTCCTCAACGCGCCCAAGAGGCTTCAAAGCATGCTCCTGACTCTGCAAAACTACAGCCTGAAGGTCATTTACAAGCCAGGACCAGAGATGTACATCAGCGACACACTGAGCAGGGCAACGGCACAATGTACAGGCAGAGGCACTGCCTATCAGCGGCAGGCCATCTGTtcgctacagcaggaacaacaagATGTTCAACAGATCAATCAGGCAGACTACTTAAACGTCACAGATCACCTCCTAGCCCAGATCAGGCAACACACTGACAAGGACGAACACCTACAATCACTGAAGTCCATGGCTCTCGCAG AAACGGTCATAAAGCGCTGCAAGGCGCAGTTTGCCAGGCAAGGTCAGCCTGACAAGGTAATCACGGACAATAGCCCACAATTCACTGCACAGTTCAAGCGTTTCGCCTCAGAATGGGAGTTTGACCACGTGACCTCCTCTCCAAGACACCCAAAAGCAAATGGCAAGGCAGA ACGTCTGAAGACTGCCATCCCCGTAGCTAACAAGCTACTTGAGCCCTGCGTCATGGTTGGCGTCACGGACAAACTGCGTCACAGAAAGCAGCTCGCTAAGTGCTTCTACGACCGGACTGCTCGAGACCTACCAGAGCTGGAGGTGGGTGAAACGATAAGGATGAAACCGCTGCCGGGAGACCACACAGGACTTTGGAGGCTGGGCACGTGCCTACAGAGAGTTGCACCACGCTCTTACCTGGTGGATGTTGGTGGCTCCCTCTATCGTCGCAATCGGGTGGATCTGCGCGTAGCAGAGCAGATAAACCAGAACACGCCATACACTCACCTAGATGAGCTGGATCACAGTCCAGGCCTAAGG GTGGAAGGAGTGCAGAAGACTAAAGTGCAGAGTTTTGTATTGAATCCTTCTGCCAAGGGAGGGAACG ATGGGAGGCAGGTAGTGGAGGTGGACAAAGTGGTGCTGGGCTCCCTGGTTCCAAACTCTCAACCAGAGACATTTATCAACATCAGGG GTAACCTGTTGGCTGACACCATAGACAACAGTATCAGCGGTGACTCTCTGGCCTCTTTGATCTGTATGCCTGGTGGCTGTGTGGAACAAAATCTAGCCAGCATCACCCTGCCTCTTATAGCCACTGTCTACCTGGACCGTTCCAACGACTGGGAGACTGTAGGGGTGCAACGCAGGGTGGAGGCCATCAACTACATACAGAAAGGCTACCAGAAGCAGCTGGTGTATAAGAAGAAAGATGACTCTTACCCCCCCTACAGGAATGAAGGCACAAGCACATGGTATT tttgcctcCAGCTGACCAACTCAGTGGACCGTTACATCAACAACTTCCAGATAGTGGACAACCTGAGTGACAGAGGCTCCCTCATCATCCACCTCTTCAAG GTGTCCAACAAGGAGACTGAGACCATCATCTTCCGACTGCAGCAGATGTTCAAAGTGGGACTCCTCCAGCCTTCATCTGTCACTGTCTACGAGTACTACAACCCAG atcaCCGCTGCAGTCGCTTCTACAGCCCCAAAGAGGACAAGGACGAACTCACACAGATCTGCAGGAACAAGATATGTCGCTGtacacaag GTGACTGCTCTGTGTCTAAGTCCCTAACCGATCCAGTCCCCTATGGAGCACGAGAGGACCATGCCTACAAAGGATTATACCACT GGTACAAGGCCAAGGTCCTGAGTGTCAGCCAGAGTCAGTACGACAGATATGAGATGAAGATCACACAGGTTATAAAAATAG gagtggaggagggagtcAGTGTGGGTGACACTAGGGTCTTCCTGTCCCATGCTGGCTGTAGAGGAGGTCTGGACCTGAAGGAGGGTACAGACTACCTCATCATGGGGCCAAAAACTGACCTCTGGTACAAGGACAGCTCCACCAACAG tgccaCATACATGCTGGGCAAGGATACCTGGGTAGAGCGTTGGCCCACCTCCACAGAGTGTGCTAGTGATGCCAAACTCAAGGCCAGGTGCACAGAGGTGGACAACTTCAGCAAGGACCTCTCAGAGAAGGGATGTCGGTTTAAATAG